A genome region from Geodermatophilus bullaregiensis includes the following:
- the uraH gene encoding hydroxyisourate hydrolase: protein MSVSTHVLDAVAGRPAEGIAVRLLAGGSLLAEGVTDADGRCRLTGEATAAGPHRLVFATGPWFEARGTAAFWPEVTLTFAVREPDAHHHVPLLLSPFAYSTYRGS from the coding sequence ATGAGCGTCTCGACGCACGTGCTCGACGCCGTCGCCGGCCGGCCGGCCGAGGGGATCGCCGTCCGGCTGCTCGCCGGTGGCTCCCTGCTGGCCGAGGGCGTGACCGACGCCGACGGCCGCTGCCGGCTGACCGGGGAGGCCACGGCCGCCGGGCCGCACCGGCTGGTCTTCGCCACCGGCCCGTGGTTCGAGGCGCGGGGGACGGCGGCGTTCTGGCCCGAGGTCACCCTGACCTTCGCCGTCCGCGAGCCGGACGCGCACCACCACGTGCCGCTGCTGCTCTCCCCGTTCGCGTACTCGACGTACCGGGGCTCCTGA
- the uraD gene encoding 2-oxo-4-hydroxy-4-carboxy-5-ureidoimidazoline decarboxylase, with amino-acid sequence MSRLDELNTGPADAVVAQLRACNAAPRFAAGLVAGRPFPDADALVRRAGEVARALPWDEVALALAAHPRIGERVEGSSAEAVASRREQASVGGADEDTRAALAEGNRAYEERFGHVYLVRAAGRSPEELLGELRRRLGNDEETERAEVVEQLAQISELRVRGLVGA; translated from the coding sequence GTGTCCCGCCTCGACGAGCTGAACACCGGGCCGGCCGACGCCGTCGTCGCGCAGCTGCGCGCCTGCAACGCCGCGCCGCGCTTCGCCGCCGGGCTGGTCGCCGGGCGCCCCTTCCCCGACGCCGACGCGCTGGTCCGCCGCGCCGGGGAGGTGGCCCGCGCGCTGCCCTGGGACGAGGTGGCGCTGGCGCTGGCCGCCCACCCGAGGATCGGCGAGCGGGTGGAGGGCTCCTCGGCCGAGGCGGTGGCGTCGCGCCGGGAGCAGGCGTCCGTGGGCGGTGCCGACGAGGACACCCGCGCCGCGCTGGCCGAGGGCAACCGGGCCTACGAGGAGCGCTTCGGGCACGTCTACCTCGTCCGCGCCGCCGGCCGGTCCCCGGAGGAGCTGCTCGGCGAGCTGCGCCGGCGGCTGGGCAACGACGAGGAGACCGAGCGCGCCGAGGTGGTCGAGCAGCTGGCGCAGATCAGCGAACTGCGGGTGCGGGGGCTGGTGGGCGCATGA
- a CDS encoding DUF6986 family protein, with translation MLDDAVYAELDRRLAPVDAARLAAWPGQRPGRQPVHTCYVPADAVVPGVAAAWGAAALAALDEHGLPDLGHPPALLEEVLPRVRAKLAAEPVEDLRVDAEDGYRGRPEDEDGDVRAAAAAVAADVAAGTAPPSVGIRAKSLEGPTRRRGVRSLDLFLGTGPASGARAAVVTLPKVTDVEQVRALLPVLDALESAHGVAIDLELQVETPQAVLGADGAVTLARMVHAAGPRLTGLHFGTYDYSAALGIAAAHQASDHPAADLAKQLAQVAVAGTGAVAVDGSTNVLPVGSREQVHAGWRVHAGLVRRALERGLYQGWDLHPAQLVTRYVATYAFHRAALPAAAARLAAYAERVDGGVLDEPATARALAAGVLRGLDCGAVDEAEVAAAGAPDRPALEALAGRRA, from the coding sequence GTGCTGGACGACGCCGTCTACGCGGAGCTGGACCGCCGGCTGGCCCCGGTCGACGCCGCCCGCCTGGCCGCCTGGCCCGGCCAGCGACCCGGGCGGCAGCCGGTGCACACCTGCTACGTGCCCGCCGACGCCGTCGTCCCCGGCGTGGCCGCCGCCTGGGGCGCCGCCGCGCTGGCCGCCCTGGACGAGCACGGCCTGCCCGACCTGGGCCACCCGCCCGCGCTGCTCGAGGAGGTCCTCCCGCGGGTGCGGGCCAAGCTGGCCGCCGAGCCGGTCGAGGACCTGCGGGTCGACGCCGAGGACGGCTACCGCGGCCGGCCGGAGGACGAGGACGGCGACGTGCGGGCCGCCGCGGCCGCCGTCGCCGCGGACGTCGCCGCCGGGACCGCCCCGCCGTCGGTCGGCATCCGCGCGAAGTCGCTGGAGGGCCCGACCCGCCGCCGCGGCGTCCGCTCCCTCGACCTCTTCCTGGGCACCGGTCCCGCCTCCGGCGCGCGAGCGGCGGTCGTGACGCTGCCCAAGGTGACCGACGTCGAGCAGGTGCGCGCCCTCCTCCCCGTCCTCGACGCGCTGGAGTCCGCGCACGGCGTCGCGATCGACCTGGAGCTGCAGGTGGAGACGCCGCAGGCGGTGCTCGGCGCCGACGGCGCGGTGACGCTGGCCCGCATGGTGCACGCGGCGGGCCCGCGGCTGACCGGGCTGCACTTCGGCACCTACGACTACAGCGCCGCCCTGGGCATCGCCGCGGCGCACCAGGCCTCCGACCACCCCGCCGCCGACCTGGCCAAGCAGCTGGCGCAGGTCGCCGTCGCCGGTACGGGGGCCGTCGCGGTCGACGGCTCGACCAACGTGCTGCCGGTGGGCTCCCGCGAGCAGGTGCACGCGGGGTGGCGGGTGCACGCCGGCCTCGTCCGCCGGGCGCTCGAGCGCGGCCTGTACCAGGGCTGGGACCTGCACCCGGCGCAGCTGGTCACGCGGTACGTGGCCACCTACGCGTTCCACCGCGCCGCGCTGCCGGCGGCGGCCGCCCGGCTGGCGGCCTACGCCGAGCGGGTCGACGGCGGGGTGCTCGACGAGCCGGCCACCGCCCGGGCCCTCGCCGCCGGGGTCCTGCGCGGCCTCGACTGCGGCGCCGTCGACGAGGCGGAGGTCGCCGCGGCCGGCGCCCCGGACCGCCCGGCCCTGGAGGCACTGGCCGGCCGACGCGCCTGA